In the Malania oleifera isolate guangnan ecotype guangnan chromosome 1, ASM2987363v1, whole genome shotgun sequence genome, one interval contains:
- the LOC131156391 gene encoding uncharacterized protein LOC131156391 has protein sequence MTWNPFKEVFFKRYFPTFTRDAKADEFSVLTEGDMTMQGCDNPGHKARDCRTPKRDTPTSSVNRGGNKIPRGTSQANIVLAVVYSLTPMDANRARNAVTGATHFFVSVNFVRLCGVETQVMNTRLYVPTPFGSVTSCWRMLGDCPVEIQRRLLPVNLVARSFLLDGCQGYLVSVKDPPRDDLRLEDIRVVNEFPDVFPEDLPRLPPDREVKFAIELL, from the exons ATGACATGGAACCccttcaaggaagtgttctttaagAGATACTTCCCGACCTTTACacgtgatgctaaggcggatgagttctctGTTCTGACAGAGGGAGACATGACAATGCAGGG TTGTGACAATCCAGGTCACAAGGCTCGTGACTGCCGCACACCAAAAAGAGACACGCctacatctagtgtgaaccgaggTGGTAATAAGATACCTCGGGGAACTAGTCAGGCGAACATAGTTCTAGCGGtggtatattctcttactccaatGGATGCAAACCGTGCGAGGAATgcagtgacag gggcaacccatTTTTTTGTATCTGTGAACTTCGTAAgactgtgtggggttgagacccaagttatgaatACGAGGTTATATGTACCTACACCATTTGGGAGTGTAACGTCTTGTTGGAGGATGTTAggagactgcccagtggaaattcagagAAGGttgctaccggtgaatcttgtg GCAAGAAGCTttctcttggacggatgtcaagggtacctagttAGCGTGAAGGACCCACCACGGGATGATTTGAGGCTCGAGGAcattcgagtggttaacgaattccCGGATGTCTTTCCAGAAGACTTACCccgtttacctccggatcgtgaggtgaagtttgcgatagagttactGTAG